A single window of Nasonia vitripennis strain AsymCx chromosome 4, Nvit_psr_1.1, whole genome shotgun sequence DNA harbors:
- the LOC100117936 gene encoding uncharacterized protein LOC100117936, translating to MKLLLQVVGIVVLVTAGVRGQSIDECLQKDSISCVQKTLFRKAKEFFGRESFQLVNGVSLVKAKDEGRGARSGKDLVYEQEVEKAAGVAERQSALENFVGEEVSEFLTGRSLKINFAPVFQKIGESARAVSGSIPAEVRQAVDEVVEGRGKKKLLKTIIPLLLAVKVKIGALATLAYFGIALLAKKAILASIISIAISAFIGLKALWAHKHALHHDTTGYSAGWSSGVGAGWPAPVASSGWSSGGSGWEDTHGAYSAQNQAYSGYHRK from the exons ATGAAGCTTTTACTGCAAGTCGTTGGGATAGTCGTGCTGGTGACGGCTGGAGTTAGAGGCCAGAGCATCGACGAGTGCCTGCAGAAGGACAGCATTTCCTGCGTTCAGAAGACGCTCTTCAGGAAAGCCAAGGAGTTCTTCGGAAGGGAGAGCTTCCAGCTGGTCAACGGGGTGAGTTTGGTCAAGGCCAAGGATGAGGGAAGAGGAGCCAGAAGTGGAAAGGACCTGGTGTACGAGCAGGAGGTCGAGAAAGCTGCCGGTGTCGCCGAGAGACAGAGTGCACTGGAGAACTTTGTCGGGGAAGAGGTCAGCGAGTTCCTCACTGGACGCAGTTTAAAG ATCAACTTTGCCCCAGTTTTCCAGAAAATCGGCGAATCAGCCCGTGCCGTTAGCGGTTCTATCCCCGCAGAGGTCAGACAGGCCGTCGACGAAGTCGTTGAAG GTCGAGGCAAGAAGAAGCTCCTGAAAACCATCATTCCCCTGCTGCTGGCGGTGAAGGTCAAGATCGGCGCTCTGGCCACCCTGGCCTACTTCGGCATCGCACTCCTGGCCAAGAAGGCAATCCTGGCCTCCATCATCTCGATCGCCATCTCAGCTTTTATCGGACTCAAGGCCCTCTGGGCTCACAAACACGCTCTGCACCACGATACCACCGGCTACAGCGCTGGATGGAGCTCGGGTGTCGGCGCAGGTTGGCCCGCTCCAGTGGCCTCCAGTGGATGGTCGTCCGGAGGCTCCGGGTGGGAGGATACTCACGGAGCTTACTCGGCGCAGAATCAAGCGTACTCTGGGTACCATCGTAAATAG